In Chionomys nivalis chromosome 21, mChiNiv1.1, whole genome shotgun sequence, the genomic window tttaACAAGCAAACAGGACAAGATATTTGACTCTGCCTCCAGTGGCAATCAATGCCACTAATGTCTCAGGGCACAACTTTCATGGGGCCTCTGTTACTGAGCTTcctagaagaggaaaagagaagcctGAGGAACTTGATCTGGGTCTTCACAGGAGACATGGATgatgagggaagaaaggaaaagactacagagaataggaaggaaagacaagaaaactACCCCAAATCCTAAAAAGGGAAATGTGCACATATTCAGTTACTGTGTGCCAACTACCGTGCCAGGTACTCTATCGACTACGCATGGAGACATCTCGTCTAATCAGCATTCAAGGATGTGGGGTGGGGAGTGCATCCCTGGTTTACTGATAGGAGACTCGTCTAGCGACCAGAAATTCGGTGTGGATACTGCAGCATTAAGtgaacagaacacagagaaactcggCTATGGTacctgaaagaaaaggaaggatggaaggatggaaggaaggaaggaaggaaggaaggaaggaaggaaggaaggaaaaaaagaaggtaaaagaGACCAACAGGTATTTCTTCTCAAAGCTCAGCATTTAAATTcacagggaaaataaaataaggtgaCCAATTAGAAATCtatgttttataaatacatttatgattatatatatatatattaaatccaCACCAAAATACAATTTGTGgctattaatatataatttttagatTCATGATGTTTAATTTATTGTAAGtatgaatttaaaaatgatttaagcGTATCATTTTGGTCCCTCTAATTGCTAGTGACATGagacaaaacaaagacacaaaaagaAGGTTTAAAAATAATTGTGATTCCCATGCTACTCCAGTCTCTAATTAGggagtctgggggtgggggatgttgtgggataatccttttgttcactgtgaagatatgtctttGTCAAGgtgctttctgattggtttaataaagagctaaatggccaatagctaggcaggagaggataggtgggatgACGCCAGTGAGAAGCCAAGAAGACACTGAAAAGGTCAGACATTTGGTACAGAGCAGAGGTAACCAAGTCATGTGGCAGAACAAagattaataaaagcaggttaatttaagttataagagctagtgggacaagcctaagccaatggccaagctttcataattaataataagcctatgTGTCGATATTTGGGGGCTGGAAATCCAAAGATAGCCCAGCAAGAAAAGTCTGCCACATGGGGGATCATGGCGAACTGAAAACCACAAATCAGACCTTCCTTGGTGTGTGATgctggggtcaaacccagggcctcagacaCTGGGTTACCTCTGACATTCAGCTTTGCATCCCTAGCCCTCAACTTATCTTTCTAATCAAGAATTCTTATCAATAGACTTATTCTCCATCCCTAAAGGAACCACACCCAAAAGAGTATAGCAACTGGGGAACTATTCTGCAAGAGTCAAGTCAAATTGAAACAAAAAGATGCTGAAGCTTCTGCATATTTTGCTTCTGCAGATATTTCTATTTTGCTAGTGGCCTGCCTCACAAAATTTCAAATCTGACCTGAAAAGCCAAAGAGCCAGGTAAGGGTCTTGAgagtcaaaaaagcaaaacaaaaaacaaagcaaaacccaaaaagGAATAATTAATAAGCTAACATAACTCTCTAGAAttcactgtgtgtgcacacatgcaacacacacataacacactcTTTTTTCCCTCCCAGTGCTAaagaccaaacccagggctttgtgctcagtaggcaagcattctaccactgagctaagttCTCACCCCCGCCCCACACCCTCCCATATTTCTAAAATGAGGTGACCAAACACACTACAAGTTTTTGACTGGTATTTTAATGTCTAACATACTTGTCAAGATTCCAGCAGTAATTGGTCCCACGATGCCCATCAACAGGATGCTTACAGACATGAACCTACCATATTTGTGATGTCTGAGGGTGAAGAGGGCCAGTAATCCAGCAGGGacatgaaagaagacagaagacacaaGTGCCCACAGGAACACACCATACCACATCTCTGTGAGGGTAGAGAAAGGCGAAGCTGAGTCACTGACTGTCCCAGTGAGGCCCTGCCAAGCCGCAGAGCCCTCTGTTCCCATTCTCATCAGCACTTAGTTGTTCTCTAGTGGTTTtgctgttggtgtttgtttctttgtttctgtttttccagacagggtttctctgtagctttggagcctgtcctggaactagctcttgtagaccaggctgacctcgaactcacagagatccgcctgcctctgcctcccgagtgctgggattaaaggcgtgtgccaccatcacgtgtctgtatgtgcaccatgtacatgcttgtgtccatggagaccacaaGACGGCATTgtatctcctagaactggagtggttgtgagccaccatgtagatgctgggagttgaacctaggtcctcttgcaagagcaacaattgctcttaacctctgagccatctctccagtcccttggtttagtgagacaggatttcatctCCCGTGtatctgaggctggccttgaactctgaagcTCCTGCCTCCCTTGCTTAGGTATTACAAGCCAGGCTTCACGGATGGGGTTTAAAGGGTTCACAAGCTACACTCACAGCATCTCCTGTTTCTACTGAGGGCTAGTTTAAACTCATCTGTAGGGCTAATAGACATAGACCTCTTTGAACCCAGGCTTGCTCACTAAGAGCAGTCGATGAAAGTTCTCCAACAACATGAACAAGGCTGTTATCAGTGGTAGACACTGATAGTCTACAGAGCTTAGAACATAGAAGTCTGTAGGCCCTTTACAGAAAAAGGTGACCAACAAATTACATCTACTCGCAAACTAGAGGGGGAAGAAAGCAAGGCAATCTAGTCCATTAGGTCCTAAATGATATTTTGACTATGTCAGCACAAGCCAATAAATATCTACAAACtgaaattgctttaaaataagttaataaatagcAATTTTACCATCTCCTATTAATTAGGGTATTAAAAACTCTTTAAGATGTGAAATAAAAGCTTGGCCTGGCAGGGCAGGCCTGTAGtgtcagcactagggaggcagaagcagaaggctcATGAATTCAAGATTAACCTAAGATatatagcaagactttgtctcaaaaaagaggaggaagaggaggaagaaatgaagacaaacaAGGTAGGTGAGAAAGATGGCTAAaagacctgcaatcccagcacttaggaagtgcaGGTATGAGGCTTAGAAATTCAAAGGCATCTGCTAAATTTCGATTTATACATGAGTccgtctcagaaaaacaaaacaaaacagaactggtTCCTATGGAGAATCACTactttttgttggtttatttgtttttcaagacagggtttctctgtgtaacagctctggctgtcctggaactcactccgtagacgaggctggccttcaatttacagagatccacctgcctctgcctcccgggtgctgggattaaaggcgtgtgcaccaaCGCCCAGCAAACTACTACTCTTTTAAGGGTTATTTTTaactacatgcatgcatgttgtCATGTGCACTTGTGtctcagtgcccacagaggccagaggtgtcagattgctctggagctagagtcacaGGTGACTGTCACCCACCtgaagtgctgggaaccaaacttgggttctctgcagaGCAGCGATCTCTCTAGACCTGAACCTCTACCCTAAAGATGACTCCAATTCAGATATTAACCTTCCCCCCATTTCTGATGCTAGAGATTGAACAGAGCTTCACACATACTTAGGGCACACTGGCCCATAGCACTCAGTTCCCAGGAGTGACATAAAAAATACCCCAGACCAGGCCAAATGTCTCCACAGAGATCAGACACCATTGGCTTGACTGACACAGAACACCTGTAAGAGCACTGGCAGTGACGGGCACACAGGTGGGCGGGATTACCTCACGAGGAACTGAGGCCTGCATATGAAGTGCCCCTCTCAGGCTCACACACTGAGGGCTTGGTCCCTAGTCGGTGGTAATGTTCCAGGAGATGGTGGAAACCAGGGGGTGGGGCCTAGGTAGGTCACCAGGTGTGGGTCCTTGACTATCCCTTGCCCTGACTCCTTCCTCGTCCTGCCACTGGGTGAGCAGCTCTGCTCCATCAGGACACGGTGCCTCACCACAGGTCTCCAAACACTGCATCCAGCATACCACAGACTGTGGTCTCTGAAACCTTGAACCTGCGACTTTGGGGgctaggtgatttttaaaaatatttctttaatgtgtatgggttctttgcctacatgtatgtgtttgacatgcctggtacccaaggaggccagaagtccttggaacaggaattacagatggttgtgagctatcatgtgggtattgggaattgaacttgggtcctctggaagagcagtcaatgtttttaacagctgagtcatctctccagccccctggataATTTTTCAGAAAACCTCACAAATGCCCCATCTAGGGTTCAGAGCCTGTTGACGATAACTAATAATTGACAGTGTTTGGTCTGGGGACTATCTGGCAGCTACAAAGGGTGTCAAAGCTTTTATAGTAACTCATCCCGTagtccccagcacttgggcagctgaggcagaaggatcactatgagtccgaggtcagcctgggccacagataCTGTCCCAAAACAAAgcagagcaaaaacaaaaaaaggtcaaACCATTTTGgggcttttttttcctgctagacTCCCATCACTCTGAAACTATAACCACTGAAACACAGGGCCTGCAGGAGGTGGCTGCGGGACGGCTGCTGCCCCACGGTGGACAAATGGACGAACATGGATGTGCCTCCAGGAACGCACAGCAGGAACCACCCGGCGATAGTCCAACATTAGGAAGGTGAGAATACCCCAAATTCACACTAAACTCTGACAGAACTAtggtttgttgtttgagacagggtcccactatgtCACCCAAGCTGGCATAGAAGCCACAGATCAGCCAGCCTCTACCTACtgactcctgggattaaagtgttcATTACCTTTAACTGTCTTGTGAGTAGAAGATTAACTCCCCGCCCCCAGCCCCAAGACACAGTAACAAGGCAGCTCTCTGAAAGGCAAGAAGGAAGTTCTCACCTTTACCCAACGCTGGTTGGCACCCAGATCTGACCTGCAGCCTCCAGAACCAAGTAAACAACTGGCTGTTTAAATGTCTAGCCTGTGGAACCGTCACAGTCTGAGCCTATGTGTTAGCTGCTGCAGGGCCCTCGTATACTACTACTTAAAACACTTTGAGGGGGAAGGAAGGCTTTACGATATTAAATGAGTAGTTTATAAAAACACTCTCAGACGGAATGATTACATGATTTTAAAGGCTATAGCAAACTTAGATctataaaacactttaaaaaaactaagtcatttcttttaaatctacTGCACCTCGATTTACCAACTGTTTAATAGCTATTTATTGATCGATGCGGAGTTCTTCTCATTCCCTGGCTCAACACACTGTGAAATGGTGCCCTGTCTTAGAACATCTTCTTCACTTCAAGGCCAGCACATTATCAGCTATGTTTTCCTTGGCAGCTCTATTGCTGGCTTTCTGCTGTTGGAACACAAGCTGTAAGCTGTCTCCAGGACTGATGGGTCACATTGGGGAGGGCCTTCTCCTTATATGTTCCTCTGTCTGTGTGGACGTGgggcatgtgcatgtacatgtgtctgCACATGTGTTGAGGCAGAGATTGCCGTTGGATGTCTTTGATTGCTCTCCTTCTTAtactttgaggcagagtctctcacttgaATGCAAAGCTCACCAATTCAGATAGTCTAGCTAGCCaacttgctctggggatcccctTCTTCACCTCCCAGATGCCAAATTTACAAGTAGGTCACCATGCCCACACTGCATTTATGCTGGTACTAGAGATCCAAACTCTGCTCCTGGTGGtatcaaagccctgggttcaatcttgagcaaaatacatacattcatacataattacatacatacatacgtacacacagcGCTTACAGACAATGGAAGAGTAAAGTCTCATGGAGAGCTGGCCCAGATGATACGGAAAAGGGCTTGTTGATGAACAGCTTTCCGCCTTAGTCATCTTGACCCTAAGATAACTTCAGTCTAAAAGAACAAGATCGTGAGTGCCAGGCAAGCAGGCAGCCATCCTTACAGCTGGCTCTACTCGGACCTCATGCTCCAGGTCAAACAGCTAATAAACTCCGACAGTTCCTGGGTGAACCTCTGTAGCGCAGGGACTGTCAGTCGACCCACATCTGGCCTCCTGGGGACTACAGTCTTGTCCAGTGCTGTGACTTCCTTCTGAAACTAGGCTGCCTGGATGTTCATGGCCCATAAGCCTGTATCACTCAATTGTTTGTTCATTCCTTGCTTGCCAATTATCTCCTATCTGCCAGGAGATCCATGCatagcctcccctcccctctaacAAAGACTTGCTCTGAGGACAACAAACTGTGGCCTGGCACCTCTCTCTGCATACTATCTGTCTTAGTccctgttctactgctgtgaagagacaccatgaccaaggcagctcttataGCTCTTATAGTTCCAAAAGGCAAGTCCATTACCACCGGGGTGGCAATtagacaggcatggcactggaacagtagctaagagcttacattCTGACTGCAAGTACAGAGCAGAGAGACAGGACCTGGTGtggtgtgggtttttgaaacctcaaagccctccccaagtgacacgcctcctccaacaGGCCATacctctaatccttcccaaaaatGTTCTACCAGCTGGGATTGGagcattcaaacatgtgagcccATGGCGGGCATTCTTATCCAAGCCACCAcaatagccaagactggccttgaatttaggatGTACCTCAGGACGGTTGGCCTCAAATGCACAACAGTCCTACCGAGCCATCCAAGAGCTacatttaaggtgtgtgccaccataccaggcCCTGATCACCTTATGTAAAAAACACTCCATCCCTTGACACACTTCAGCCACTTACTCTGCCCCTTATCCTGCCTCATCCTCATCACCAGGTATGGTGTCCttacttttctctgtctctccactGGAACCGATGACCCATACAGGAAGGGCTTTTGTCTGTCCAGGCCTTTTCTTATAGATACCCCAGTGCAACAGGAAGGCTGGAGACGACTCAGCGGTTATGACCgattgctattcttgcagagaaccagagttcacaTTCCAAAACCCACACTGGGCaaccaaccacctgtaactccagctcccagagattcagtgtcctcttctggtctccacagacatCCGTACACATATGTTCAATCACATaagtaaaagtaaatcttaaaaataaaaataaaaaaacccaggtACACAACAATCAGTAAATACTTGTTCAGGGAATGAATAACTGACTTCCAAGCTGACTCTACTCTTGACTGCGACAACAGTGCTGCTCCATCTGACATCACTTTAGTGAATTCCCTGTCCTCAGAGAATGAATGTCATTCCTGACTGGGACAAACGACAactaaaagccagacatggtggagcAGGCCTTCACCTCAGCTCTaggaagccagacatggtggtgcaggccttcaCCTCAGCTCTaggaagccagacatggtggagcAGGCCTTCACCTCAGTTCtagaaagccagacatggtggagcAAGCCCTCACCTCAGCTCTAGGAAGGCTCGAGTTCTCTGGCAACCCCAGCTGCatgatgagaccttgtctcaaacaaacaagcgtAAAGAGACAACAAAAGAAATTTGAGCAAGTCAGGATGAGAATTTGGCAGAATCCTAAATGGCTAAGTTGAAAAGGCcgggtttttaaaaaaagaaaaaaatcaattcaaagcTTTTTAGTACAGGGAAACCACAAAATATTTTAGGGCATGATCTGCCATGAGTTGGCATAAATGACGAGAaatcttttcttctgtgtgaCCAAAATAGAGGAAAGCAGCCTCAGGACCCTGATAAGATTCCTAGTGAGGTCTTTCGAGTCTCAAACTAGGGTTCAGCTCAAGTACCCATTATAACCAGAATTCCAAATAAAAGTGAGACACCGCAGGGAGTGGATGCGTTCACTGCTGAGCTCTGGCCAACCTAAGGCCAAGGGCTGCGGGGACTGCATTAGCCCCTGTGATCAGCACATGGTGACCACTGAGGGCTTTACCCTCACACATATTTATGCCTCCAGCCTGGAGCCCACACTGGGCCAGATGGACACCTGATGCAGGAGTGAGTCTCGGTGGACTTACTCTCAAGTGTCATATCTACTGAAGAACAGAAGTAAATTCAAATACATATTGCAGATGAACATTTTCAGAAGGGagtctggagggatggctcagcagtaaagagcagtTGTGGCTATTCCAGGTggtggttgtggcacatgcctttaatcccagcactcgggggcagaggcagaggagtttaaggcctgcctagtctacagagagagttctagaacagccagggctgttacacagagaaaccctgtctcaaaaaaaaaaaaaaaaaaagaaaagaaaagaaaaagaaagaaagaaagaaaagaacaaaagagcagtTGCTGCTTTTCCCAGGGAGTTCCAGGTTagtatcaaaacaaaaaacaaatgaaaagctgAAATAAACACTAGTATGAACAATACTAAAGAGTTGGGACAATCAAATTcaatgtgggatttttttttatttattttttaagacaaagtctatgtagccctggctggcctagaatatgctatgtagaccaggctgactttgaactcacaaacatctgatGCTCCTGactcgagtgctggggttagagtactgagccaccacactcagcagaGATTAGCTCCCAGGTTTAGCAAAGCTTTTAACAGCCCTTTGCTCAGCCAACTAGGCcatctatctttttctttctgaatggattgcctctttctcccaccaaatgaaaacaaaaacaaaatgaacaacaaaggagagatggctcaggggttcagAGTgattgctgttcttccagaggacccaagttcgattcccaggacccatgtcagacagctcacaaccagttCACCTGTAGCCCCGCCTTGCAcctcgcggggggggggggggcacctgcCCTCATTCCCACACACCcaaagagaaatttaaataaGGCCTGTTTAACATCCCTTTATCAATGGTAAGTATTTTAGAAGCGGTGTGATTTGGGGGCTATGAAAGAACACACGTCTGCTTCGGGAGTTCTGAGCTGACGAATCATAAAGTGTCATGACTTCTGCAGTTCAGGAAGTTAAAATGTGATGTGTATACACATGGACATAGGCAtgacagagaaagagcaagaaccaaaataatcatgcTTTGCATAATGAAATTTTCATCAACACAAGCCAACTATTCAACTGTGGCCCCATAATCTAAAGTAGCCCGCCATGTAGGTTTGCCCAGCTACATGGGTCTCACAACTGCCAAATGCGCCCCAGTTTTTAAGCAATGTGTGACTTTTACCAATGAACATAAACTTATGGGTATTTGTTATACTGTGTTCCAGTTTCTCAGGTTTGGAAAATTCCCAAATAGtttaagagaaataagaaagtgAATAAAAAACAGACTGATTTAATCCTCAGGGAGTATGAACTCTACATCTTTTGGAAAGCGTCTCCAGAAAGGGATTCgtgagcatttttatttatttttaatcactgtcAGGTGTGATACTAATACTTTTGGAAACAATCTGAGCTTCCGGACTCTCATTTTAGGCAGGATCACAAGCTAACATCTTCAACTGCCGTGAAAACAGAAAACCACTCTGTCAGTTACTACACAGGCAGGTCCCAGGTGTCCTCCGAGAGGCGCCTGGCAGTCGCTGCCCAGTAGATGAGAATCACAGGTGCCTGGCTTACCATGCAATCCCGCCCGTCTTCCTTTATGATGTCTCTGGCCCAGCTTCACGTTTTACAAAACCCAAGTTTCAGCTTTGCTGGGGCGCCCCAAATCCCCCCTCTGTCGTACCCccgaaaaaaatccaaaacaaataaTCATACCGTCCCCTGAAGGTCTTTATTACTGATCCCAGGGGAGGTGATTCTCCTCCCTACAACTTTCTGGACTCTGGCAGTTCCACCGTGTAAATGTAACTTTGACAGCTCTCCTGACAGGAGGCGGCGAAGTGTGAGGTAAGAGCAATTCAGAAGTTGTGTCTAAGTTCTTCAAGGTGTGGGTGGGAGAACCCGCAACAGGTTTGAGCAAGTGATTCCTGCAAAGACATGCTGGAGCGGAGATGGGGGTAGACAGAGTCAGAGGACAGGGTCAGCAGACAGGCTCGCGAAGGCAGTTTAGGGGTAGTCCCTAGGACAGGAGAGGCGTCGCCCCAAGGGACCCGGGTGGCGGTTCCGAGGCTGCCTCGGCCTCGCCCAGAGGACCGCCGGCGACAGGTGCGCAATGCGCAGGCGCGGGGCGGGGCGTACCTGGGAAGGAGCAGAGCGAAGTGGAGTTGGGGCACAGGGTCCCATTGCCCACTCGTGGCACGAGCTTCAGGCTGAGGATCTGCTGCATGAGCCCGGCCGACCCGCCGCCGCCGCTCCCCCCGGGCTCCATCCCACCGCCATCCACCGCCCGGAGTGCCGCGGAGCCCCGCACCTCCGCCAACACCGCGTCACCTTCGGCCGGCCCTCTTCTCCCGCCCACCCCAACGGCGCTACTAAGTAATCGTTTCCTCTTCCAATCACAGGGCGCCGCAGACGGAGGGGCGGGGCTATGATTGTCCCCGCCCTCCGGCGCCACGTTCGGTCGAAGGCCCCTGGCGTGCTGCGCCCCCTAGCGGTCAAGTCGCTCCTACTCCGTCTGTGTGCCTTGGGTTCTGCCCTTGGCTTTAGTGTTGTCTAAAAAGTCTATAAAGTCCCTGAGATTGCTCAGCCTGTAAAAGCTCTTACCTCCAAGCGTGAAGAATCTGAGTTCCACCCCtaggacccacacggtggaaggtgAGAGCCACCTCCCATGTTGGGATGGAgggatgattcagtggttaagcgcactgacaattctttcagaggacctgggttcaattcccagcacccacatggcagcctacattaactgcctgtaactacctccaggggatcccacaccttcacacagatacttgcaggcaaaacaccattgcacataaaataaaaataaatcatttttaaaaatacagaatcagccgggcgatggtggcgcacgcctttaatcccagcactcgggaggcagaggcaggcggatctctgtgagttcgagaccagcctggtctacaagagctagttccaggacaggctccaaagccacagagaaaccctgtctcgaaaaaccaaaaaaaaaaaaaaaaaaaaaaatacagaatcagccgggcggtggtggcgcacg contains:
- the Tmem170a gene encoding transmembrane protein 170A isoform X1, yielding MEPGGSGGGGSAGLMQQILSLKLVPRVGNGTLCPNSTSLCSFPEMWYGVFLWALVSSVFFHVPAGLLALFTLRHHKYGRFMSVSILLMGIVGPITAGILTSAAIAGVYRAAGKEMIPFEALTLGTGQTFCVVVVSFLRVLATL
- the Tmem170a gene encoding transmembrane protein 170A isoform X2, with protein sequence MEPGGSGGGGSAGLMQQILSLKLVPRVGNGTLCPNSTSLCSFPEMWYGVFLWALVSSVFFHVPAGLLALFTLRHHKYGAAIAGVYRAAGKEMIPFEALTLGTGQTFCVVVVSFLRVLATL